The sequence ATGACGGCGCGGCAAGGACAAACGGTTCGAACCGGTACGGCCTGAGCCGCGAATTCGGTTCGCACCCGTCTATGCAGGCCCGTTGGGCTTAAGCGATCCGACGGAAGCCGGATCCACACCTGCAGTCTCGGACAGGACACCTGCCGTTCCCGGCAGGTGATCCGTCCGACGTTACCGCCGGACGGAATTCTTGTTTGGCGACGCGAGGACCGCGCCGCCGGCCTGACTGATCAGGCCGTGACCGTCGACGGGTCGACCTTCAGGCCCGGACCCATGGTCGAGCTGACGGCAACGCGCTTCAGGTAGGTGCCCTTGGCGCCCGTCGGCTTGGCCTTGACCACGGCATCGACGATCGCCTTGATGTTCTCGCTCAGCTTGTCGGCCTCGAACGAGGTCTTGCCGACGCCGGCGTGAATGATACCCGCCTTCTCGACGCGGAACTGCACGGCGCCGCCCTTGGCGTCACGCACCGCCGAAGCGACGTCCGGGGTCACGGTGCCGACCTTCGGGTTCGGCATCAGGCCGCGCGGGCCGAGAACCTTGCCGAGACGACCGACGAGCGGCATCATGTCCGGCGTGGCGATGCAGCGATCGAAGTCGATCTTGCCGCCCTGGACCTCGTTCACCAGCTCTTCGGCGCCGACGATGTCCGCGCCCGCAGCCTTGGCCTCATCGGCCTTGTCGCCGCGTGCGAAGACCGCAACGCGAACAGACTTGCCGGTGCCGTTCGGCAGCACGCAGACGCCGCGGACCATCTGGTCGGCGTGACGCGGGTCGACGCCGAGGTTGATGGCGATCTCGACGGACTCGTCGAACTTCGCGGTTGCCCGCTCCTTGACCAGCGCCAGAGCCTCGTCGAGGGCGTAGAGCTTGTTGCGGTCGATGCCCTCGCGGGCAGACTTGATGCGCTTTCCAACCTTCGCCATCGTCTTACTCCGTGACCTCGAGACCCATGGACCGCGCCGAGCCTTCGACCATCAGCATGGCCGCCTCGATGTCGTTCGCGTTCAGGTCCTTCATCTTCGCTTCCGCGATCTCGCGGACCTGGTCACGGGTGACCTTGCCGACGAAGCCGCCCTTGCCCGGCGTCTTCGAACCCGACTTCAGGCCGGAGGCCTTCTTCAGGAAGAACGCGACCGGCGCCGTCTTCACGACGAACGTGAAGGAGCGGTCGGAGTAATAGGTGATCACGGTCGGGCACGGAGCGCCCTTCTCGATATCCTGGGTCTGCGCGTTGAACGCCTTGCAGAACTCCATGATGTTGAGGCCGCGCTGACCAAGCGCCGGACCGATCGGCGGCGACGGAGTCGCGGAGCCGGCCGGCACCTGCAGCTTGATGTAACCTTCGATTTTCTTCGCCATTCGTATCTCCAACTGGCGCTGCCGGATAACCGGCGTCTTCAGATCAGGTGGTGCAGCCGCAACGCGTCCGGCGAATGGAGCGCGTCAGACCTCCCACCAGGGAGCGGGGCAGAACCCCGTCTGCCCGCCTTGCGGCGGACACCGGCGACGGATCGCCGGCACTGCCGTCCCGCCGATGGTATCGGCGAACGCGGCAAACGGCCCGGAATGCCGAAAGGCAATTCCCGGACCGTAAAGAAATCAGAGCTTCTCGACCTGACCGTATTCCAGCTCGACCGGCGTCGCGCGGCCGAAGATCGACACTGCGACCTTGAGCCGGGCCCGCTCGTCGTCCACTTCCTCGACAAGGCCGGAGAAAGAGGCGAACGGACCATCCGAGACGCGGACCTGCTCGCCGATCTCGAAGCTGATCGACGGCTTCGGGCGCTCCACGCCCTCCTGCACCTGGTGCAGGATGCGCATCGCCTCGGAGTCCGAAATCGGAATCGGCTTCTGGTCAGCACCCAGGAACCCGGTGACCTTCGGCGTGTTCTTGATCAGGTGGAACGCCTCGTTGGTCATCTCCATCTTGACCAGAACGTAGCCCGGGAAGAACTTGCGCTCGGCGTCGACCTTGCGGCCACGCCGCACTTCCACGACCTTCTCCGTCGGAACGAGAATCTCTTCGAAGAGATCCTCAAGTCCCTGCTGCTGCGCTTTTTCCCGAATCGCGTCCGCCACCTTCTTCTCGAAATTCGAGTAGGCGTGGACGATATACCAACGCTTGGCCATAATCCCTCAAGCCGATTGTGTACCGGACTCCGCTCAGTTGCCGAGACCCAGGAGCAAGCCGATACCCTGGCCCATCAGCCAGTCGGCGAGCAAAAAGAAGATGGCGGCGAGGAACACCATGATGAACACCATGACGGTGGTCACACCGGTTTCCCTGCGCGTAGGCCACGTCACCTTCGACGTTTCCTTGCGAACTTCGTCGATGAACGTGAAAGGATTCGATTTCGCCATTCAACTGCCGGTCTTTTCACGACACACAGGCGCGCGGAATCATCCACGCGCCTTGGTCGAAAGCTCTAATTAAGGCCTAACGGCCCGTCGATCAAGAGCAAAGGTGGCAGGGGCGGAGGGACTCGAACCCCCGGCCCTCGGTTTTGGAGACCGATGCTCTACCAACTGAGCTACACCCCTAGACCTTTCGCGACCTGACTTAGATAACTTTCCCCGCCGCTTCAAGCGTGAAATGCACCTGGCGGCAAATTATTCACATCCTTGCAGTTTTTTCGACGAGGCCAAGGAGCGACCAAGCGGGAACGCAAACGAAAAAGGGCGCCGCCCGGAGGCGACGCCCTTGAACCATGGCTGGAACGGTTATCCCGCTCCGCCTTGTTGGTTACTTGATGATGGAGGCGACGACGCCGGCGCCGACGGTACGGCCGCCCTCGCGGATAGCGAAGCGCAGACCCTCTTCCATCGCGATCGGCACGATCAGCTCAACCTCGACCGACACGTTGTCGCCCGGCATCACCATCTCCGTGCCTTCCGGCAGCGTCACAACACCCGTCACGTCCGTCGTGCGGAAGTAGAACTGCGGACGGTAGTTGGTGAAGAACGGAGTGTGGCGACCACCCTCTTCCTTCGTCAGGATGTAGGCCTCGGCCTTGAACTTCGTGTGCGGCGTCACCGAACCCGGCTTGCAAAGAACCTGGCCGCGCTCCACGTCCTCACGGCCAACGCCGCGGATCAGAGCACCGATGTTGTCGCCGGCCTGGCCCTGGTCCAGAAGCTTGCGGAACATCTCGACGCCGGTAACCGTCGTCTTCTTGGTGTCGCGGATGCCGACGATCTCGACTTCCTCGCCGACCTTCACGATGCCGCGCTCAACGCGACCCGTCACGACCGTGCCGCGGCCCGAGATCGAGAACACGTCCTCAATCGGCATCAGGAACGGCATGTCAACCGGACGCTCCGGCGTCGGGATGTAGTCGTCGACCGCAGCCATCAGCTCGCGGATCTTCGTCTCGCCGATCGCCTCGTCGCGGCCCTCAAGGGCGGCAAGAGCCGAACCGGCAACGATCGGAATGTCGTCGCCCGGGAACTCGTAGGACGAAAGCAGCTCGCGCACTTCCATCTCGACCAGCTCGAGAAGTTCCGCGTCGTCCACCTGGTCGACCTTGTTCAGGAACACCACCAGAGCCGGAACGCCGACCTGACGGGCCAGAAGGATGTGCTCGCGGGTCTGCGGCATCGGGCCATCGGCCGCCGAGCAGACCAGGATCGCGCCGTCCATCTGCGCCGCACCCGTGATCATGTTCTTCACGTAGTCGGCGTGGCCCGGGCAGTCCACGTGCGCATAGTGACGGTTCTCGGTCTCGTACTCGACGTGCGCCGTCGAGATCGTGATACCGCGAGCACGCTCCTCGGGAGCCGCGTCGATCATGTCGTACGCCTTGAACTCGCCGAAGAACTTCGTGATCGCCGCCGTCAGCGTCGTCTTGCCATGGTCGACGTGGCCGATCGTGCCAATGTTCACGTGCGGCTTCGTCCGCTCAAACTTTGCTTTCGCCATCGGCGTCGCTCTCTGTTAACTTGCGGTTAAGTCCATCATTTCGATCAAGACCCGACCGCCCCAGGGCGGTGGATGCTAAGCAGGGCATGCGCGTTTGTCGTAAAGCCGGTCAGGAGCAGCAGCGTCACTCGAAAGTGGAGCGGGTGAAGGGAATCGAACCCTCGTCATCAGCTTGGAAGGCTGCTGCTCTACCATTGAGCTACACCCGCCGCCTGCCGCAAGGGGGGATGGTGGAGGAGGTTGGATTCGAACCAACGTAGGCCAAGCCAACGGATTTACAGTCCGTCCCCTTTAACCACTCGGGCACTCCTCCGTTTCACCGCCCTGTCGCCGAAGCGTCCTGGATGGCTTCACGAAAACGCCCCGCGAAACAATCGCGAGGCCGCTCCCGTGGCGCGTGTTATGTAGAACCGGCTTGGGGGTGTCAACACCCATTTATAGCCTTTGGACACAAAAACGACCGCCCGTCCGGCAGCGGTTTCTCCTTGCCGGTGGATCACCTTGCGGATAATCGCTCGCTCATGACACGCTCCGACACACCGGCCGGCCCGTCCGGCACAAACACCAGCCCTGAAGATCATGGTGCAGAGGCGCCCGCGCGCTCGCGCGAGAAGCCCCGCCACGGCGGCGCAGGCGGCGGCAGGGACTACAGGGACGCCAAGGGCCGTGGCGCCAAGGGCGGCTTCCGGAAAGCAGGCGGCAAGCCGGCGGCCCAGGGCGCGGCCCATGATGGAGAGGGGCGCCGCCCCTTCGCCAAGGCCCGCCCGCGCCCCTCGCGCGAGGGAGATGCGCCCGAGGGACCGGTGCTTCTTTATGGGCTGCACACGATCGAGGCGGCGTTCCGAAACTCCGACCGCCGCCGCCACCGGCTGCTGGCGACGGAGAACGCCCAGCGCCGGCTGAGCGAGCGCGGAATCACCTTCGACGTTCCTGTGGAAACAGTGAATCCGCGGCAGCTCGATCACCTCGTGGGACGCGATGCGGTCCACCAGGGCGCCGTTCTGGAGGCGGATCCCCTGCCCGCCTTCGGTCCGCGCGACCTTGCCAGGGCACGCCTGGTGCTCGCCCTCGATCAGGTCACCGACCCGCATAATGTCGGTGCCATCCTGCGCTCCGCCGTGGCGCTTGCCGCCGATGCGGTGGTGACGACCGAACGGCACGCGCCGGAAGAAGGCTCCGTGCTGGCGAAATCCGCCTCCGGTGCACTCGATATGGTTCGGCACGTGCGCGTGAAGAACATGGCGCGCTTCGTCACCGAAATGCGCGAGGCCGGCTTCCAGGCCGTCGCCCTCGACAGCGAAGGACCGGCACGCCTCGAAGAGACGGACCTCAGCGACAAGGTGCTGCTGATTCTGGGGTCCGAAGGCAAGGGCGTGCGCCAGGGCGTGCGCGAGGCCTGTAATGCGCTCGCCCGGCTCGACATGCCCGGCGCCATCGCCTCGCTCAATGTCTCGAATGCGGCCGTTCTGGCCCTTTATGTCACGCGCGCGAAGATGGGGCTCTGAGCCCCTCTTTGCGTCGCGTCGAGACCAAAGAGCCGCCCCCTCCCCCGAAAATACCCTTTGATAGCCCGCCTCTTAATTCTTGACTCAATAACTCAAGTTAAATATTGCCGGCTTCGGGCGCTCGATCGCCCCAGCCAGCTTTTGCGCGAGCCACCCTCTCTACCCTCCCACTCAAGACAATAATTGAGGGCCCCATCGTGCAAAATGCCAAGAAGCGCGCCGCGATCAGCGGTGTCGCGACGATCGTGCTTGCCCTGCCGGCAGCCTCCTTCGCCCAGTCGCAGGCGCCCGCCGTCTCTCCCGCCACATTGGCCAGCGAACAGGCGCAAGACGACTCGGATCCCCGAGCGGCCGGCACTCCCGCAACCGACGACAAAGAGGGCGGCGAGCAGGGTAAGGCCACGCCTCTCAGCCGGATCATCGTCCCCTTCTACGAGCTGCTGAGCCCGCGCAGTCGGGCGGATGTCGGCACGACGACCCTCGACCAGGAAGGGTTCACCGTACGCACGGATGGCAGCGGCGATGCCAACTCCGCCCTGCGCGGCCTGCCGAACGTCCAATACCAGGACGAAACCGATACCGACGCGGGCATCGACGGCCAGAAGATCCTCGACACGCGGCCCGAGCTCCTCTCCATCTCGGGCGGGCGCACCTACGAAAACAACTTCATCGTCAACGGCATCCCGACCAACACGGTCACCGGCTCGGTCGAGCGCTATGGCAACTCGGAGCTGGCCAGCGACACCAATACGCCCAATGCCGACCGCTTCTACGGCCTGCACCCCCAGACGATCTTCGTGCCGTCCGATTTCGTGGAGAGCGCGACGGTGGTCGACAGCAATGCCTCCGCGCGATACGGCAACTTTCAGGGCGGCGTCGTTTCCTACGAACTGAAGAAGCCCAATACGGAACGCTGGACAGGCACGGCAAGCGTCAAGGTCGAAAGCGACAAGTTCGTCAGCTACAACATCGCGACGACCGACGGCACCAATCCGCTCGAGCGCAAACCACCCGAGTTCACCAAGATCAAGTCATCGCTTTCGCTGAGCGGGCCGATCAACGAAATTTTCTCGATGATTGCGCAGTACAGCAGGACCGATGCAACCACCAAGAAGCAAAAAGACTACATCTATTATTCCGGCGACATCAGGGAAGATTCCCTGAATAACTTCTTCAGGCTCCAACTCGACGCCAAAACGGACTACGGACTGTTCTCGCTGGAGGGAATGGTCACCGACTATACGCAAGGGTACGAAAGCCCGAACTGGCGCGACATGCATGTCGACGTCTCCACCCGGACCTATGCCGGCAAGCTCGAGCATTCCTACACGTTCGACACTGTCGAAACGCCGCTCGGCCAGATTCTCGGCCTGACGCTCGACACCAAGGCCGTCGTCTCCCACTCCTCGACGCGGAACCAGACGAACAGCGACACCGCCCGCGTTTACCAGATCAGGGAAGGCACCAGAACCGCCTCCCAATGGACGTCGAGCGATCCGGACATCCTCTCCTGGTGCCGGCTCGACCCGACCTCGACATCGAATGTCATCTGCTACGACGGCGGGTTTGGCGCGAACAAGGTCCAGGAACAGACGCAGTATCTCTTCGGCCAGAACGTCACGGGATCCATCTGGGCCGGCACATTCGAGGCCGGCTTCGACCTGACCCACACGAACGCCCGCCGCGCGCGCGAAAGCGACTTCACCTACTACACCTCGGTGAACACGCTCTGGGACGCCCGCTCCCTCGGGCTCAGCCAATTCACCTGCCTGGGCAGCGAGGCCTGCGGCCCCGATCAGTATGCCGACAAAAAGTCGATCTGGGAGGCTTTCGACAACACGACAACGCTCAACTCGGCGGATGCCTGGCTGCAACTCGAGCAGACCTTCGGCTGGCTGACCGTCCGGCCGGGTGTGCGCCTCCAGGTCGACGACTACCAGAAGAACATCAACATCGCGCCGCGTATCGCCGCGACGATCACGCCCACCGACCGGATCGAGCTCTCTGCCGGGTTCAACCGCTATTACGACGGCGAAAGCCTTGCCTATGCCATCCGTGACAATCAGCCCCGCGGGCAGTCCTACATCCGCAGCCACGACGGCAGCGGCAATGTCACCGACGAATGGACGATGCGCGCAGAGACAGGCGTCTATGGCAACAGGGCCTCGGACCTGCGAACCCCCTTCACGGACGAATGGGTGGCCGGCCTCAAGGTCATCGACCCACTCACCGATGGTGCGTTCCGCCTGCGCTATGTCAACCGCGCGATGAAAGACCAGTACGCGAGGGCGAATCTCGGCAGCAATGTCTGGGAACTGACCAACTCCGGCACCGGGGCCTACGAATCCGCCACCGCGGAATATGCCAAGACCTGGCACATGGAGCGGTTCCGTTTCCTCGATCACCTGACGCTGACCGCCTCCTTCACCTGGTCCGCTCAGGAGCTGTCGCCCGACAGCTACTTCTATGACGAGGACGACCTCCTCGACCGGATCCTCTACAATGGCCGGTCCTATTCGGTCGCAGGCTTCTCCGTCGTGACCGGCAACATGGACATCCCCATGCGCGCCCAGCTCGCGATGATGACGAGCTGGTACGAGGGCCGGTTCAACCTGGGCTTCGCCGCCAACTACAACTTCCCCTTCACCGGCGTCGAAGACACGGGGCGCACGCAGGTGTTCGAGGGCGTTCGCCACGACGTCTGGGAGGACAAGGATTTCGACGGAACCCTCACCGTCGACCTGCACTCCAACCTTGTCCTTCTGCGCGACGGGCACAGAAGCGTCAGCCTCAACCTGGTTGCCAACAATCTCTTCAACGAAATCGGCAACGCGACGGCCAACAACAGCAATCCTTTCATCAAAGGGCGGAGCTTCTGGCTCGGCCTCAGCACCACATTCTGAATAAGAGCAATGCCTTTCTTCCGTTTCTTCGCGGGTCTGTGGGGCCTGTGCCTTGCCGTTGTACTGCTCATGCCGGCGCTTTTGATACAGGAGCGCTGGCAGCGAGCCGGCGACAACAGGCTCGCTTCGACCTTTCCTTCCCAGCCGGACGAAGGAGACTTCGAGGCGTTGCGCAGGGCCTATGCGCGACCGCCGTCCGAGTGGCCTGAGGCTCTGGTCGAACCGGAGGTCGCCTTCGTGGAACTGGGCCCGCTCGAGCAGCGCCCGAACCCGCAAGGCGCCGAGCTCCAGAAGGCGCGCCTCGGGCGCAGGCTCTTCGAGGATCCCCTGCTGTCCGCTTCCGGGCACTTCTCTTGCCAGTCCTGCCACAACCGGCAGCTTGGCTGGGGCGACGGGCTCAGGGTTTCGGTCGGTCACGGGCGCCAGGAGGGGCGGCGCAACGCCCCTTCGCTCTTCGGGGTCGCCTATCGCGACGCGTTCTTCTGGGACGGACGGGCATCAACCCTTGAGCAACAGGCCGCAGGCCCGCTTCTGAACCCTGTCGAGATGGCCAATGAAAGCCTCGATGAGGTGGTCGAACGCCTTCGCGCAAGGCCGGACTATGTCCGCGCCTTCAGCCGGGTCTACGGCGAAATGCCCATCGCCTTCTCGCACGTCGCCGACGCATTGGCCGCCTTCCAGCGCACGCTGGAGCGCGGAACCCGATTCGACCGCTTCGCCGCAGGGTTGCCCGTCCGCTTTTCCGATGAGGAGCTTTGGGGCCTCAATCTCTTCCGCGGCAAGGCGGGCTGCGCCAATTGTCACTTCGGCCCGCTGCTGACCGACCAGAAGATGCACAATCTGGGGCTCACCTTCTTTCGCCGGCGGCTGCAGGATCTCGGCCGCTACGAGGAGACCGGCGATCCGCAGGACGTCGGCCTGTTCCGCACGCCCTCCCTGCGCCATGTACGGCTGACGGCGCCTTACATGCACAATGGAGCCATGCCCCGCCTCGTCAACGTCATCGCCTTTTATGTTCAAGGCGGTGGCCGCATCCGGCCGCGCAACGAGGCGGACGCGGCCGACCCGCTTTGGCCCCACGCGGCGCGCACCTCGCCGCTCCTCAAGCGCCTCGAGCTGGAGCGGGCTGAAATCCAGGCGCTGGTGGCATTCCTCGAAAGCTTGTGAACAGGTGGCGTAATCGCGTGCACAACACGTTTGTTTTTGAGCAAAGCAGCCTTCGAAACGGATGCACGCATCGGAAAGGTGTGCTAAACGCCGCTCCGATGCCGGTATAGCTCAGCTGGTAGAGCACCTGATTTGTAATCAGGGGGTCACGGGTTCGAATCCTGTTGCCGGCACCACTACCTCCCCGATGTTTTCCAGTCCGAACACGGCACGGTCCGCATCGCGGGTCGAACGGTTTCGCCCGGCTGCGCAACAGCCGGGCCGAAGGCGCAACACGGCGCATACAGCAGCGAGAGGACAGCACATGAACCCGATCGGTTTCCCGGATCCCGCCTTCGTGTCACGCCAGACGGCCAGGATGCTGCTCGAGGTCAAGGCGGTCCACTTCCGCGCCGACGAGCCCTACAAGCTGACCTCCGGCCTTGCCAGCCCGGTCTATATCGACTGCCGCAAGCTGATTTCCTTCCCGCGCCTGCGCGCGACGCTGATGGATTTTGCCACCGCCACGATCCTGCGCAATGTCGGCTTCGAATCGCTCGACGCGGTCGCTGGCGGCGAGACGGCAGGCATCCCCTTCTCCGCCTGGATCGCCGAACGCCTGGGCCTGCCCATGCAGTATGTGCGCAAGAAGCCGAAGGGCTTCGGCCGCGATGCGCAGATCGAGGGCGTGTTGAAGGAAGGCGACCGGGTGTTGCTGGTCGAGGATCTGACCACCGACGGCGGCAGCAAGGTCCGCTTCGCCGAAGCGCTTCGCAAGGCCGGTGCCCAGGTCGACCACGCCATCGTGCTCTTCTTCTACGACATCTTCCCGCAGACCTATGAGGCGATGGCCCGCAATGGCCTGACGCTGCACTACCTCGCCACCTGGCGCGATGTGCTGGCGGTCGCCCGCGACGAGAACCATTTCGACGAGAAGACGCTGGCCTCGGTCGAGTCGTTCCTCAACGAGCCGCTGAAGTGGTCCGCCGCCCATGGCGGCATCTCCGAATTCTCGGTCTGAAGCGCCCCGTCCTCACTCTGCCTTTGAAAATCTCTCGCGCTCCAGCCCCCGCGCCAGGACCGGATGTTCCACCGGCTCCTTGGCGCGGAAGGCATGGCGGCGCGCGATCTCCAGATATGAACGGTAGACGTAGCCGCCGTTTTCCGCCCGGAACGCGTCGCGGTGGCGGCGATAAAGACCCGGCAGCCGATACCAGGGAAGAGCCGGAAAGCGGTGATGCACCGCGTGCAGCGAGTTGAACAGGAACAGGAAGGCAAGCGGACCCCGGTCCTCGATGATCACCGTCCGGTGCCCGACCGCCTCTTCCGCCTGATGCTCCAGAAAGGTGCGCACGCACAGGAGCGACCACGCGCCGTAGCAGACCGCCAGATAGGCCGGCAGCGAGAAGCCCGGCAAAAGCCTCAGCAGCCCCAGCAAGACGCCCGCAAGCACCAGGTGCTCGCCCCAGGCACGCATCACGTCCCCTCTTCCCTTCCGCGCGAGATGCCATTCGGCAGCAACGAAGCCCGCCATGCCGATCGCCGGCCCGACCAGCATCCGCCCGAACAGCGTGTTGTTGAAGGCCAAAAGGGCACGCCGGCCTCGCCCTGCGGTTCGCCAGTCGCGTGGATGCAGGTACCAGCTCTCCGGATCCTCGTAAGGATCGGTCAGGCGCGGGTCGTCATGATGGGCGATGTGCAAGGCACGGAACCGCCAATAGGGAACGAACAACCCGAGCGGCAGCCCAGCCAGCAGCGCGTTCAGCCGCGGATTGCGGAACGGGTGGCCGTGCAGCAACTCGTGCTGCAGCGACGAATGCAGCGTGACAATGGGCACGAGGCACAGCCAGAAGAGCGCCGACCAGCCCGCCCCCTGCACCATGGAGGCTGCCGCAACAAGCCCGCCAAACGCCAGATAGACCCCGCCGATCAATGCAAATGTCGGCCATTCGAACGCAGCGCGTGAGAGCAGGTGGGGCTCGACAGCGGCGGGTAAGGCAGCTCCTGCTCCCTCCTGCAAGGTCTGAAGGTCGTGGGGAAAGCCATCGGCGGAGAGG comes from Stappia sp. 28M-7 and encodes:
- the rplA gene encoding 50S ribosomal protein L1, whose translation is MAKVGKRIKSAREGIDRNKLYALDEALALVKERATAKFDESVEIAINLGVDPRHADQMVRGVCVLPNGTGKSVRVAVFARGDKADEAKAAGADIVGAEELVNEVQGGKIDFDRCIATPDMMPLVGRLGKVLGPRGLMPNPKVGTVTPDVASAVRDAKGGAVQFRVEKAGIIHAGVGKTSFEADKLSENIKAIVDAVVKAKPTGAKGTYLKRVAVSSTMGPGLKVDPSTVTA
- the rplK gene encoding 50S ribosomal protein L11, whose amino-acid sequence is MAKKIEGYIKLQVPAGSATPSPPIGPALGQRGLNIMEFCKAFNAQTQDIEKGAPCPTVITYYSDRSFTFVVKTAPVAFFLKKASGLKSGSKTPGKGGFVGKVTRDQVREIAEAKMKDLNANDIEAAMLMVEGSARSMGLEVTE
- the nusG gene encoding transcription termination/antitermination protein NusG, which gives rise to MAKRWYIVHAYSNFEKKVADAIREKAQQQGLEDLFEEILVPTEKVVEVRRGRKVDAERKFFPGYVLVKMEMTNEAFHLIKNTPKVTGFLGADQKPIPISDSEAMRILHQVQEGVERPKPSISFEIGEQVRVSDGPFASFSGLVEEVDDERARLKVAVSIFGRATPVELEYGQVEKL
- the secE gene encoding preprotein translocase subunit SecE; the protein is MAKSNPFTFIDEVRKETSKVTWPTRRETGVTTVMVFIMVFLAAIFFLLADWLMGQGIGLLLGLGN
- the tuf gene encoding elongation factor Tu; amino-acid sequence: MAKAKFERTKPHVNIGTIGHVDHGKTTLTAAITKFFGEFKAYDMIDAAPEERARGITISTAHVEYETENRHYAHVDCPGHADYVKNMITGAAQMDGAILVCSAADGPMPQTREHILLARQVGVPALVVFLNKVDQVDDAELLELVEMEVRELLSSYEFPGDDIPIVAGSALAALEGRDEAIGETKIRELMAAVDDYIPTPERPVDMPFLMPIEDVFSISGRGTVVTGRVERGIVKVGEEVEIVGIRDTKKTTVTGVEMFRKLLDQGQAGDNIGALIRGVGREDVERGQVLCKPGSVTPHTKFKAEAYILTKEEGGRHTPFFTNYRPQFYFRTTDVTGVVTLPEGTEMVMPGDNVSVEVELIVPIAMEEGLRFAIREGGRTVGAGVVASIIK
- a CDS encoding RNA methyltransferase, producing the protein MTRSDTPAGPSGTNTSPEDHGAEAPARSREKPRHGGAGGGRDYRDAKGRGAKGGFRKAGGKPAAQGAAHDGEGRRPFAKARPRPSREGDAPEGPVLLYGLHTIEAAFRNSDRRRHRLLATENAQRRLSERGITFDVPVETVNPRQLDHLVGRDAVHQGAVLEADPLPAFGPRDLARARLVLALDQVTDPHNVGAILRSAVALAADAVVTTERHAPEEGSVLAKSASGALDMVRHVRVKNMARFVTEMREAGFQAVALDSEGPARLEETDLSDKVLLILGSEGKGVRQGVREACNALARLDMPGAIASLNVSNAAVLALYVTRAKMGL
- a CDS encoding TonB-dependent receptor plug domain-containing protein, encoding MQNAKKRAAISGVATIVLALPAASFAQSQAPAVSPATLASEQAQDDSDPRAAGTPATDDKEGGEQGKATPLSRIIVPFYELLSPRSRADVGTTTLDQEGFTVRTDGSGDANSALRGLPNVQYQDETDTDAGIDGQKILDTRPELLSISGGRTYENNFIVNGIPTNTVTGSVERYGNSELASDTNTPNADRFYGLHPQTIFVPSDFVESATVVDSNASARYGNFQGGVVSYELKKPNTERWTGTASVKVESDKFVSYNIATTDGTNPLERKPPEFTKIKSSLSLSGPINEIFSMIAQYSRTDATTKKQKDYIYYSGDIREDSLNNFFRLQLDAKTDYGLFSLEGMVTDYTQGYESPNWRDMHVDVSTRTYAGKLEHSYTFDTVETPLGQILGLTLDTKAVVSHSSTRNQTNSDTARVYQIREGTRTASQWTSSDPDILSWCRLDPTSTSNVICYDGGFGANKVQEQTQYLFGQNVTGSIWAGTFEAGFDLTHTNARRARESDFTYYTSVNTLWDARSLGLSQFTCLGSEACGPDQYADKKSIWEAFDNTTTLNSADAWLQLEQTFGWLTVRPGVRLQVDDYQKNINIAPRIAATITPTDRIELSAGFNRYYDGESLAYAIRDNQPRGQSYIRSHDGSGNVTDEWTMRAETGVYGNRASDLRTPFTDEWVAGLKVIDPLTDGAFRLRYVNRAMKDQYARANLGSNVWELTNSGTGAYESATAEYAKTWHMERFRFLDHLTLTASFTWSAQELSPDSYFYDEDDLLDRILYNGRSYSVAGFSVVTGNMDIPMRAQLAMMTSWYEGRFNLGFAANYNFPFTGVEDTGRTQVFEGVRHDVWEDKDFDGTLTVDLHSNLVLLRDGHRSVSLNLVANNLFNEIGNATANNSNPFIKGRSFWLGLSTTF
- a CDS encoding cytochrome-c peroxidase, which produces MPFFRFFAGLWGLCLAVVLLMPALLIQERWQRAGDNRLASTFPSQPDEGDFEALRRAYARPPSEWPEALVEPEVAFVELGPLEQRPNPQGAELQKARLGRRLFEDPLLSASGHFSCQSCHNRQLGWGDGLRVSVGHGRQEGRRNAPSLFGVAYRDAFFWDGRASTLEQQAAGPLLNPVEMANESLDEVVERLRARPDYVRAFSRVYGEMPIAFSHVADALAAFQRTLERGTRFDRFAAGLPVRFSDEELWGLNLFRGKAGCANCHFGPLLTDQKMHNLGLTFFRRRLQDLGRYEETGDPQDVGLFRTPSLRHVRLTAPYMHNGAMPRLVNVIAFYVQGGGRIRPRNEADAADPLWPHAARTSPLLKRLELERAEIQALVAFLESL
- a CDS encoding orotate phosphoribosyltransferase — its product is MNPIGFPDPAFVSRQTARMLLEVKAVHFRADEPYKLTSGLASPVYIDCRKLISFPRLRATLMDFATATILRNVGFESLDAVAGGETAGIPFSAWIAERLGLPMQYVRKKPKGFGRDAQIEGVLKEGDRVLLVEDLTTDGGSKVRFAEALRKAGAQVDHAIVLFFYDIFPQTYEAMARNGLTLHYLATWRDVLAVARDENHFDEKTLASVESFLNEPLKWSAAHGGISEFSV
- a CDS encoding fatty acid desaturase; its protein translation is MIGGVYLAFGGLVAAASMVQGAGWSALFWLCLVPIVTLHSSLQHELLHGHPFRNPRLNALLAGLPLGLFVPYWRFRALHIAHHDDPRLTDPYEDPESWYLHPRDWRTAGRGRRALLAFNNTLFGRMLVGPAIGMAGFVAAEWHLARKGRGDVMRAWGEHLVLAGVLLGLLRLLPGFSLPAYLAVCYGAWSLLCVRTFLEHQAEEAVGHRTVIIEDRGPLAFLFLFNSLHAVHHRFPALPWYRLPGLYRRHRDAFRAENGGYVYRSYLEIARRHAFRAKEPVEHPVLARGLERERFSKAE